CAAAGCTTTAAACGGGCTTACGCCCATAGAAGCCTTGAAAAGCGGTCAAAAAGAGGAAGTTATTGCTGAGGCGTGTTCCGTGGGAGTCTATTGACGATGTATTAGAGTTCATTCATCAAATGGTACTAAATTTACAAACCCAGGTGTTCCCAGCCACCTGGGTTTTCAGTATTTTTATTTATAAAAATGATAATTAAGAAAATTACTGAAGTTATACTAAAAATTTTTATTGAACTTACAAAAAATTTCCGGAATGATGTGTATAGCTTGTGGATCTTCCAGCTGACAGAGTTTCTAACTTTAGATTCTGCTACGTTTCAAGGCTAATGGAACGCTAAATCTCCGAATTTTATCTATCAATCGGAACAGGAGTAACAAATGTGGTAATAATAACATCCCCCCCTTCTTGCCTTCGCAAGCCGAGACCAAAATTTTATAGATTAAAAAAAGGAACAGAACTTTTAAGAATTTTTCGCCCCGACGAATTTAATACTGACGCCCTAACCTTTCGTTTTTGGGGTCCACTTCATCGCTTTGACCATCATTTGGGAGAGTGTTCCTGTGTTGGTGTTGCACAAGAGAATAATAATACTTGTGGGTTGTGGACAGAGGAGATACTTATCCCAGAAAAACATTTTGCTGCTCCTGCTTGCTATAAACCATTGGAACGCAAAGCATGGAAAGATCCAGAACGTGGGATATACTATGCTGCGCCTGCACCTTTACTTTCGAGCTGTTTAGTGGAAGTTTTTGGGGATACAGGCTGTATAGAAATTACTGACCACCAGATTGCTATGATCACTTGCACAAGTCGCTTAAAATTATTGGATGTACGTGGTTCGGGTGCAATGCGAGCTGGTGCGAATGAGGCAACATTAGCAAAGACAGACAAACGCGGTATGAGTCAAGCTTGGTCGCGCTACTTTTATGAACAAAAAGAAATATACCCTGACATTCAGGGGATTATTTACCACAATGCTCATAATGGTGAAGAGGCGATCGCAATTTATGAGTCTGCTAAAGATCTGCTCACCTGTCTACCAGAAAGCATTTACTCACTAAAACATGAATTGTTCCGGGGTGCAATTCTAAAAGCTGCAGACGAAAATAATCTTGAAGTGGAGCGTTATTGGTGATTCTCACGCTCCGTTGAAAGCTAAAACAACACAAACAAAAGTATGGATAGTAAATCCGATAATTCTGAGTCTGGTAAAAGTGTAATTGCTAGGGAAGCAGTAGATTGGCTACTGCAACGCATCTTCCAACTTCCTAAAAAATGGTTAATTATTAGTATTATTCTTATTCTTCTAAGTACTTGTGAAGTAGGCTGGAGTAAAAAAGAATTATTTTCATTTAAATTTAAAGTTACAAATACAACAGCTATTTTTTTGTCGTTGATTTGGTTACCATCTATATTAAAAGTTTTTGCTTTAAGTGGAGGAGCACTCAAAACACCTTTGGGAGAAATTGGTGGCTCAGGTATGAAGACAATGCTAGAATCATTAACTGGTGATTCACTCGGATTTCTTATTGAGCAAACTAAGAAAGCAGAAGAAGTTGCTCCACCGAAACAGCAAGAAGAAATGCGCCAAATTCGTCGAGAATGGCAGAAAGTTTACGCATCAACAGTTCCTGTGTCAGACGCCAGACAAGAAATGGAGCGCTTAGCCGAACGCTATAAGGAACTAAGAACGACAATGCCTTTTGGAGCACAGCGAACATTTGAGATGGAATCTGTGAGTGGACGCATGCGTGCTTTAGCTCCAGAAGTTAAATATACTGTACAAGAAGTTAAAGACCTTCTGCAATCAGATGACCAAGGTAAACGTTTACTAGGACTTTCTGTTGCTGAGTGGTCTAGTGATGTAATTTATTTTGATTTGGTTTTACACTTAGTTAATCGTTCAGAAACAGCGTTTGAGCAAACAAGTGCATTGCGGGCAGTTGGAAAAATGGTGTCTAAATTGGATGCTCACCAGAAGAAAAATTTACAAGCAGCAATCATTGAACAGCGTAACTTCAATGAAGAAGAAAAGCGTTGGATTAAGCCTAATTCTAATCGTTGGGTATTGAGCGATCGCATTTTATCAACGCTCAATGAATTAGTGTGACTTGCAGTATTTTGAAGTTTTTTAACGTTGAGCAGAATTTACCAGGACTAAAGAGCTTCCAACCCCAAATCCCAGATTTCACTGAGATGATATTTGGTGAATCAAAGTAAGGTGAGCACTGCTTTAATATATTTTCAGATTTTGGTAGGTAATGCCCACGCTACAAGCTTGTGCCTTTACAAAACTTAATTCAGTATATAAGGCGTATATACTTGTACTTCTATCAATATATAAGTCCTAATTGCAAAATTCTCAAATTTTCTACCTTTCCTACTTTTTTTATAGAAATAACCTAACTTTCTCACTTTTAATAAATACAGAGATCTGCTAGTATTTAGGCTGATTTGTAAAGTAAAAATACTTTTTGATTTGAAAATAAATTCATATTTTGTCAATTTTCCGAAAAAGTTAGCGCTTTAAGCATTCTTTTTCAGATAAAGTTAGCTTGAGGAGTGCCTATCGTGGACAAGATTCAACTGGCTTTGGTTGTTAGTTACCTACTGATAACCTGCTATTTTTTTGTGAATTGGTTAATTTTTTCTATTCGGCATCCAAACTCTTCTCCAGAAGGAAAGTTTTTAAATTTGGTGATGCTTGTAATAACAACTGGCTTATGGTTTGTGATTATTCCTATGTCTTATCTAGAAATCTTGAAGACACGGAAACTAGAGGTTAGCATTTTTATACCTGTTATCGTTGCGTTTTTT
This portion of the Brasilonema sennae CENA114 genome encodes:
- a CDS encoding RES domain-containing protein, with product MVIITSPPSCLRKPRPKFYRLKKGTELLRIFRPDEFNTDALTFRFWGPLHRFDHHLGECSCVGVAQENNNTCGLWTEEILIPEKHFAAPACYKPLERKAWKDPERGIYYAAPAPLLSSCLVEVFGDTGCIEITDHQIAMITCTSRLKLLDVRGSGAMRAGANEATLAKTDKRGMSQAWSRYFYEQKEIYPDIQGIIYHNAHNGEEAIAIYESAKDLLTCLPESIYSLKHELFRGAILKAADENNLEVERYW